Proteins encoded in a region of the Burkholderia ubonensis subsp. mesacidophila genome:
- a CDS encoding DUF502 domain-containing protein: MMKKTTLKSVFLTGLLVLVPLAITLWVLGLIIGTMDQTLLLLPESWQPERMFGFRVPGIGAVLTLAFIFIVGLATQNFIGQKLVTWWNAVVRHIPVVGPIYTSVKQVSDTLLSSSGNAFRKALLIEYPRRGSYTIAFLTGTPGGDVLNHLTEEYVSVYIPTTPNPTSGFFLMLPKSEVIELDMSVDAALKYIVSMGVVAPPAPAPAPARRPVEPPL, from the coding sequence ATGATGAAAAAGACGACCCTGAAATCGGTGTTTCTGACCGGCCTGCTGGTTCTCGTCCCGCTCGCGATCACGCTGTGGGTGCTCGGCCTCATCATCGGCACGATGGACCAGACGCTGCTGCTGCTGCCGGAATCGTGGCAGCCGGAGCGGATGTTCGGCTTCCGCGTGCCGGGGATCGGCGCGGTGCTGACCCTTGCGTTCATCTTCATCGTCGGGCTCGCGACGCAGAACTTCATCGGCCAGAAGCTCGTCACGTGGTGGAATGCGGTCGTGCGTCACATTCCGGTCGTCGGGCCGATCTATACGAGCGTCAAGCAGGTGTCGGACACGCTGCTGTCGAGCAGCGGCAACGCGTTCCGCAAGGCGCTCCTGATCGAATATCCGCGCCGCGGGTCGTATACGATCGCATTTCTGACCGGCACGCCCGGCGGCGACGTGCTCAATCATCTGACGGAAGAGTACGTGAGCGTGTACATCCCGACGACGCCGAACCCGACGTCGGGCTTCTTCCTGATGCTGCCGAAGAGCGAAGTCATCGAACTCGACATGTCGGTCGATGCCGCGCTGAAGTACATCGTCTCGATGGGCGTGGTGGCGCCCCCGGCGCCGGCACCGGCGCCCGCCCGCCGTCCCGTCGAGCCGCCGCTGTAA
- a CDS encoding FmdB family zinc ribbon protein gives MPIYAYRCEACGFAKDVLQKMSDAPLSQCPECGKDAFRKQLTAAGFQLKGSGWYVTDFRGGSGGTSAPAAASASGDAAPAAAVPAPASASGSDSAASAAPAPAPAATPAAGS, from the coding sequence ATGCCGATCTACGCCTATCGATGCGAAGCGTGCGGTTTCGCGAAGGACGTGCTCCAGAAGATGAGCGACGCGCCGCTGTCCCAGTGCCCCGAATGCGGGAAGGATGCATTCCGCAAGCAGCTGACCGCTGCGGGCTTTCAGTTGAAGGGCTCCGGCTGGTATGTCACCGATTTCCGCGGCGGCTCGGGCGGCACGAGCGCGCCGGCGGCGGCGTCCGCTTCGGGCGATGCGGCGCCGGCAGCCGCCGTGCCCGCGCCTGCGTCCGCGTCCGGTTCCGACAGTGCGGCGAGCGCTGCGCCGGCGCCCGCGCCGGCCGCGACGCCTGCGGCCGGCAGTTGA
- a CDS encoding methyltransferase domain-containing protein: protein MSDPTREPPPAAPPAADFSTRDPGDASFWDERFARGVTPWEFGGVPDGFRAFASRHAPCAVLIPGCGSAQEAGWLAQAGWPVRAIDFAEQAVAAAKAQLGAHADVVEQADFFAYAPPFDVQWVYERAFLCALPRDRRADYAAHMAALLPAGGLLAGYFFVGATPKGPPFGIDPAELDALLGPHFALVEDLPVADSLPVFEGRERWLTWRRR, encoded by the coding sequence ATGTCCGACCCGACCCGCGAACCCCCGCCCGCAGCGCCGCCCGCCGCGGATTTCTCGACGCGCGACCCGGGCGACGCGTCGTTCTGGGACGAGCGCTTCGCGCGCGGCGTGACGCCGTGGGAATTCGGCGGCGTACCCGACGGCTTTCGCGCGTTTGCGAGCCGCCACGCGCCGTGCGCCGTGCTGATTCCCGGCTGCGGCAGCGCGCAGGAAGCGGGATGGCTCGCGCAGGCCGGGTGGCCCGTGCGTGCAATCGATTTCGCCGAGCAGGCGGTTGCCGCCGCGAAGGCGCAGCTCGGCGCGCACGCGGATGTCGTCGAGCAGGCGGATTTCTTCGCCTACGCGCCGCCGTTCGACGTGCAATGGGTCTACGAGCGTGCGTTCCTGTGCGCGCTGCCGCGCGACCGGCGCGCCGACTACGCGGCGCACATGGCCGCGCTGCTGCCGGCCGGCGGGCTGCTGGCCGGCTACTTCTTTGTCGGTGCGACGCCGAAGGGGCCGCCGTTCGGCATCGACCCGGCGGAACTCGACGCGCTGCTCGGGCCGCACTTCGCGCTGGTCGAGGATCTGCCGGTCGCCGATTCGCTGCCGGTGTTCGAAGGGCGCGAGCGCTGGCTCACGTGGCGGCGTCGCTGA
- the ubiB gene encoding ubiquinone biosynthesis regulatory protein kinase UbiB, with amino-acid sequence MRIFRFIKILYTVIRFGLDEVMLSRIDDRRVKLLLRITTIGRRYSDPPAVRLRRALESLGPIFVKFGQVLSTRRDLLSVDFANELAKLQDQVPPFESSVAIGLVEKALGAPVDELFDEFEREPVASASIAQVHFAKLKQGVHAGKAVAVKVLRPNMLPVIDSDLALMRDIATWTERMWADGRRLKPREVVAEFDKYLHDELDLMREAANGSQLRRNFAGLDLLLVPEMFWDFSTSTVLVMERMSGVPISQVETLRTAGVDIKKLAREGVEIFFTQVFRDGFFHADMHPGNIQVSLDPNTFGRYVALDFGIVGALSDFDKNYLAQNFLAFFKRDYHRVATLHLESGWVPPDTRVEELESAIRAVCEPYFDRALKDISLGQVLMRLFSTSRRFNVEIQPQLVLLQKTMLNVEGLGRSLDPELDLWKTAKPYLERWMTEQIGLRGWYERFKVEAPQWSKTLPQLPRLIHHAIAARHDAPRAASEDLMRQILVEQKRTNRLLQALLIFGLAVGVGALVARVLLALAYSA; translated from the coding sequence ATGCGCATTTTCCGTTTCATCAAAATTCTCTACACCGTCATCCGCTTCGGTCTCGACGAGGTGATGCTGTCCCGGATCGACGACCGGCGCGTGAAGCTGCTGCTGCGGATCACGACGATCGGCCGCCGCTATTCCGATCCGCCGGCGGTGCGGCTGCGCCGCGCGCTCGAAAGCCTCGGCCCGATCTTCGTGAAGTTCGGCCAGGTGCTGTCGACGCGCCGCGACCTGCTGTCGGTCGATTTCGCGAACGAGCTTGCCAAGCTGCAGGACCAGGTGCCGCCGTTCGAGTCGTCGGTCGCGATCGGGCTCGTCGAGAAGGCGCTCGGTGCGCCGGTCGACGAGCTGTTCGACGAATTCGAGCGCGAACCGGTCGCGAGCGCGTCGATCGCGCAGGTGCATTTCGCGAAGCTCAAGCAGGGCGTGCACGCGGGCAAGGCGGTCGCGGTGAAGGTGCTGCGCCCGAACATGCTCCCCGTCATCGATTCCGACCTCGCGCTGATGCGCGACATCGCGACGTGGACCGAGCGCATGTGGGCCGACGGCCGGCGCCTGAAGCCGCGCGAGGTCGTCGCCGAATTCGACAAGTACCTGCACGACGAGCTGGACCTGATGCGCGAGGCGGCGAACGGCAGCCAGCTGCGCCGCAACTTCGCGGGCCTCGATCTGCTGCTGGTGCCGGAAATGTTCTGGGATTTCTCGACGTCGACCGTGCTCGTGATGGAGCGCATGTCCGGCGTGCCGATCAGCCAGGTCGAAACGTTGCGCACGGCGGGCGTCGACATCAAGAAGCTCGCGCGCGAGGGCGTCGAGATCTTCTTCACGCAGGTGTTCCGCGACGGCTTCTTCCACGCCGACATGCACCCCGGCAACATCCAGGTGAGCCTCGACCCGAACACGTTCGGCCGCTACGTCGCGCTCGACTTCGGGATCGTCGGCGCGCTGTCCGATTTCGACAAGAACTACCTCGCGCAGAACTTCCTCGCGTTCTTCAAGCGCGACTACCACCGCGTCGCGACGCTTCACCTCGAATCGGGCTGGGTGCCGCCGGACACGCGGGTCGAGGAGCTCGAAAGCGCGATCCGCGCGGTGTGCGAGCCGTATTTCGACCGCGCGCTGAAGGACATCTCGCTCGGCCAGGTGCTGATGCGCCTGTTCTCGACGTCGCGTCGCTTCAACGTCGAGATCCAGCCGCAGCTCGTGCTGCTGCAGAAGACGATGCTGAACGTCGAGGGGCTCGGCCGCTCGCTCGACCCCGAACTTGACCTGTGGAAAACCGCGAAGCCGTATCTCGAGCGCTGGATGACCGAGCAGATCGGTTTGCGCGGCTGGTACGAGCGCTTCAAGGTCGAGGCGCCGCAATGGAGCAAGACGCTGCCGCAACTGCCGCGCCTGATCCACCATGCGATCGCCGCGCGCCACGACGCGCCGCGCGCCGCGAGCGAAGACCTGATGCGGCAGATCCTGGTCGAGCAGAAGCGCACTAACCGGCTGCTGCAGGCGCTGCTGATCTTCGGCCTGGCCGTGGGCGTCGGCGCGCTCGTCGCGCGGGTGCTGCTCGCGCTCGCGTACAGCGCCTGA
- a CDS encoding ubiquinone biosynthesis accessory factor UbiJ, which produces MTFAAKPFAAAVNHLLARESWARDRLIPYAGKTARFDVPPVTLTLLVQPDGYLSAVDAQDAQHVDVSIALAGDTVAAFLQGGQAAVMKHVKIEGDAEFATQIAKLAEHLRWEPEEDLAKLVGDAAAHRIATVVRDAGARARRTGRNVLDSVVEYWLDEKPQVVRRASLADLDAELARARDALARVEKRVERLEQKIGARTGGSPRGAH; this is translated from the coding sequence ATGACCTTTGCCGCCAAGCCTTTTGCTGCTGCTGTCAATCACCTGCTCGCGCGCGAATCCTGGGCGCGTGACCGCCTGATTCCCTACGCGGGCAAGACCGCCCGCTTCGACGTGCCGCCCGTCACGCTCACGCTGCTGGTGCAGCCCGACGGCTACCTGTCCGCGGTCGATGCGCAGGACGCGCAGCACGTCGACGTGTCGATCGCGCTGGCCGGCGACACCGTGGCCGCGTTCCTGCAGGGCGGGCAGGCGGCCGTGATGAAGCACGTGAAGATCGAGGGCGACGCGGAGTTCGCGACGCAGATCGCGAAGCTGGCCGAGCACCTGCGCTGGGAGCCGGAAGAAGATCTCGCGAAGCTGGTCGGCGACGCGGCGGCGCACCGGATCGCGACGGTCGTGCGCGACGCCGGCGCGCGCGCGCGCCGCACCGGCCGCAACGTGCTCGATTCTGTCGTCGAATATTGGCTCGACGAGAAACCGCAAGTCGTCCGGCGTGCATCGCTCGCGGACCTCGACGCCGAACTGGCGCGCGCGCGGGACGCGCTCGCGCGGGTCGAGAAGCGGGTCGAGCGACTCGAACAAAAAATTGGCGCGCGCACGGGCGGCAGCCCGCGCGGCGCGCACTGA
- a CDS encoding Tim44 domain-containing protein, translating to MSQSRSLFNRSKPSKPWARRVGTLLMVGLLTAGTFASLDAEARRMGGGRSIGRQNSTVTQRQATPPAQQPMQQAAPSQAQRANPAAPTPAAQPNRSRWLGPIAGLAAGLGIAALLSHFGLGGAFASMMSNLIVIALLAAIGIWLIRKFMNRRRSNEPAYSVGGSASASGNYSQGPSFQAGNGSSYANEAQGVFGGGAPAAAAAAGAAAAPLQVPAGFDTEAFLRSAKVYFVRLQAAWDQGNLADIREFTTPEMFAEIKIDLDSRGNEANQTDVVQLDAELVAIEDRGIEQSASVRFHGLIREAANAPAAPFDEVWNLTKSGSQGWLLAGIQQLNTH from the coding sequence ATGTCCCAATCGCGTTCGTTGTTCAACCGTAGCAAGCCGTCGAAGCCGTGGGCTCGACGGGTCGGCACGCTGCTGATGGTCGGCCTGCTCACGGCCGGCACGTTCGCATCGCTCGACGCCGAAGCCCGGCGCATGGGCGGCGGGCGCAGCATCGGCCGCCAGAACTCCACCGTCACGCAGCGCCAGGCGACGCCGCCCGCGCAGCAGCCGATGCAGCAGGCCGCGCCGTCGCAGGCGCAGCGCGCGAACCCGGCCGCGCCGACGCCCGCCGCGCAGCCCAACCGCTCGCGCTGGCTCGGGCCGATCGCCGGCCTCGCGGCCGGTCTCGGCATCGCGGCGCTGCTGTCGCACTTCGGCCTCGGCGGCGCGTTCGCCAGCATGATGTCGAACCTGATCGTGATCGCGCTGCTCGCGGCGATCGGCATCTGGCTGATCCGCAAGTTCATGAATCGCCGCCGTTCGAACGAGCCGGCGTACTCGGTCGGCGGCTCGGCGTCGGCATCGGGCAACTATTCGCAAGGTCCGTCGTTCCAGGCCGGCAACGGCAGCAGCTACGCGAACGAAGCGCAAGGCGTGTTCGGCGGCGGCGCGCCGGCGGCGGCTGCCGCGGCGGGCGCCGCAGCGGCGCCGCTGCAGGTCCCGGCCGGCTTCGACACCGAAGCGTTCCTGCGCAGCGCGAAGGTCTACTTCGTGCGCCTGCAGGCTGCGTGGGACCAGGGCAACCTGGCCGACATCCGCGAGTTCACGACGCCCGAGATGTTCGCCGAGATCAAGATCGACCTCGATTCGCGCGGCAACGAAGCGAACCAGACCGACGTCGTGCAGCTCGACGCCGAGCTGGTCGCGATCGAGGACCGCGGCATCGAGCAGTCGGCGAGCGTGCGCTTCCACGGCCTGATCCGCGAGGCCGCGAATGCGCCGGCCGCGCCGTTCGACGAGGTGTGGAACCTGACGAAGTCGGGTAGCCAGGGCTGGTTGCTCGCGGGCATCCAGCAGCTCAATACCCACTGA
- the ubiE gene encoding bifunctional demethylmenaquinone methyltransferase/2-methoxy-6-polyprenyl-1,4-benzoquinol methylase UbiE codes for MSKTHFGFESVEENDKAKKVAGVFHSVASNYDLMNDLMSAGMHRAWKAFTIAQANIRPGYKVLDIAAGTGDLTKAFAKAAGPTGEVWHTDINESMLRVGRDRLLDKGVVTPSLLCDAEKIPFPDNYFDVVTVAFGLRNMTHKDAALAEMRRVAKPGGRVMVLEFSKVWEPLKKAYDLYSFKVLPWLGDKFAKDADSYRYLAESIRMHPDQDTLKTMMEQAGLDAVKYYNLSGGVVALHLGTKY; via the coding sequence ATGAGCAAAACCCACTTCGGCTTCGAAAGCGTCGAGGAAAACGATAAAGCGAAGAAAGTGGCGGGTGTGTTCCATTCGGTCGCGAGCAACTACGATCTGATGAACGACCTGATGTCGGCGGGCATGCACCGCGCATGGAAGGCGTTCACGATCGCGCAGGCGAACATCCGCCCGGGCTACAAGGTGCTCGACATCGCGGCCGGCACGGGCGACCTGACCAAGGCGTTCGCGAAAGCCGCCGGGCCGACCGGCGAGGTCTGGCACACGGACATCAACGAATCGATGCTGCGGGTCGGCCGCGACCGGCTGCTCGACAAGGGCGTCGTGACGCCGTCGCTCCTGTGCGACGCCGAGAAAATTCCCTTTCCGGACAACTACTTCGACGTGGTCACGGTCGCGTTCGGGCTGCGCAACATGACGCACAAGGATGCCGCGCTCGCCGAGATGCGCCGCGTCGCGAAGCCGGGCGGCCGCGTGATGGTGCTCGAATTCTCGAAAGTCTGGGAGCCGCTGAAAAAAGCGTACGATCTGTATTCTTTCAAAGTATTACCGTGGCTTGGCGACAAGTTCGCGAAAGATGCCGACAGTTACCGGTATCTTGCTGAATCGATCCGGATGCATCCCGATCAGGACACGCTGAAGACAATGATGGAACAAGCGGGCCTCGATGCCGTCAAATATTACAATTTGTCAGGTGGCGTGGTAGCTTTACACCTTGGAACCAAGTATTAA
- a CDS encoding gamma-butyrobetaine hydroxylase-like domain-containing protein yields the protein MSGLTSTTPIPSGVVVHAVSRVLELQYPNGENYRIPFELMRVYSPSAEVRGHGPGQETLQTGKREVSITALEGVGNYALQPTFSDGHSTGIYSWDLLYQLATQQDALWRDYFDKLQAAGVERDAPMPAAGTPHGHCH from the coding sequence ATGAGCGGTTTGACTTCCACGACCCCGATTCCGTCGGGCGTCGTCGTGCACGCGGTGTCGCGCGTGCTCGAATTGCAGTATCCGAACGGCGAGAACTACCGGATCCCGTTCGAGCTGATGCGCGTGTACTCGCCGTCGGCGGAGGTGCGCGGCCACGGGCCCGGCCAGGAAACCCTGCAGACCGGCAAGCGCGAAGTGTCGATCACCGCGCTCGAGGGCGTCGGCAACTACGCGCTGCAGCCGACCTTCTCCGACGGTCATTCGACCGGCATCTATTCGTGGGACCTGCTGTACCAGCTGGCGACGCAGCAGGATGCGCTCTGGCGCGACTATTTCGACAAACTGCAGGCGGCGGGCGTCGAGCGTGACGCCCCGATGCCGGCGGCGGGCACGCCGCACGGCCACTGCCACTGA
- a CDS encoding HIT family protein encodes MECVFCREDGGEVLWQDDALRVVLATGEHDYPGFCRVIWGAHVAEFSDLGDAERARVMDVVCAVERAVRRVMQPNKVNLASLGNMVPHVHWHVIPRFSNDAHFPQPVWAPRQRSVSEALLRSRAAQATLLHNAVREEIQRVTDSRQS; translated from the coding sequence ATGGAATGCGTGTTTTGCCGTGAAGACGGCGGCGAGGTGCTCTGGCAGGACGACGCGCTGCGCGTCGTCCTCGCGACGGGCGAGCACGACTACCCGGGCTTTTGCCGGGTGATCTGGGGCGCGCACGTCGCCGAGTTCTCCGACCTCGGCGACGCCGAGCGCGCCCGCGTGATGGACGTCGTCTGCGCGGTCGAGCGCGCGGTGCGGCGCGTGATGCAGCCGAACAAGGTGAACCTCGCGAGCCTCGGCAACATGGTGCCGCACGTGCACTGGCACGTGATCCCGCGCTTCTCGAACGACGCGCATTTCCCGCAGCCCGTCTGGGCGCCGCGGCAGCGCAGCGTATCCGAGGCGCTGCTGCGCTCGCGCGCCGCGCAGGCCACGCTGTTGCACAATGCGGTGCGTGAAGAGATTCAACGAGTGACCGATTCGAGGCAATCATGA
- a CDS encoding DUF3683 domain-containing protein, which yields MNAPQVFDPHGAAAAVAADPAPRLREIPYNYTSFSDREIVIRLLGEEAWAVLDELRAERRTGRSARMLYEVLGDIWVVRRNPYLQDDLLDNPKRRALLIEALNHRLGEIEKRRHADLTAHQDDAGRERAVRVGMLEAAAQRAVDEFADEFDKMAELRRRATKALGRCTQKDNIRFDGLSRVSHVTDATDWRVEYPFVVLTPDTEAEIAGLIKACFELGLTVIPRGGGTGYTGGAVPLTPFSAVINTEKLEQLGAVELTELPGVAHKVPTIFSGAGVVTRRVTEAAEAAGYVFAVDPTSLDASCIGGNVAMNAGGKKAVLWGTALDNLAWWRMVDPDGNWLEVTRHEHNQGKIHDIPVARFELKWFDGAYAPGEKLLKSEMLEIEGRRFRKEGLGKDVTDKFLAGLPGVQKEGCDGLITSARWVLHKMPAHTRTVCLEFFGQAREAIPSIVEIKDYLFETSKQGGAILAGLEHLDERYLRAVGYATKSKRNAFPKMVLIGDIVGDDADAVAHATSEVVRMANGKSGEGFVAVSAEARKRFWLDRSRTAAIAKHTNAFKINEDVVIPLNRMGEYTDGIERINIELSLKNKLQLVDALEAFFTNGNLPLGKTDDANEIPSAELLEDRVQQALELLKRVRARWEFVRDRLDQPLREAQHYLVQLGYEALTEKFADRVDAQPGVNVFHITQDRTVRISWKQEIRAELRAIFNGGAFKPILDEAQAIHKQVLRGRVFVALHMHAGDGNVHTNLPVNSDNYEMLQDAHAAVARIMTLARSLDGVISGEHGIGITKLEFLTDDEIAEFRAYKQRVDPNGRFNKGKLLDGADLRNAYTPSFGLMGYESLIMQQSDIGAIADSVKDCLRCGKCKPVCATHVPRANLLYSPRNKILATSLLVEAFLYEEQTRRGVSIKHWDEFNDVADHCTVCHKCATPCPVKIDFGDVTMNMRNLLRKMGKKKFNPGQAAGMFFLNATNPQTINAARGVMMGVGYKVQRFANDMLKKVVTKQTQHPPATTGKPPVVEQVIHFVNKKMPGNLPKKTARALLDIEDNKIVPIIRNPKSTTVDSEAVFYFPGCGSERLFSQVGLATQAMLWEAGVQTVLPPGYLCCGYPQRGAGQYDKAEKIVTDNRVLFHRVANTLNYLDIKTVVVSCGTCYDQLAGYEFDKIFPGCRIIDIHEFLLEKGMKLDGVKGTRYMYHDPCHTPIKTMDPVKLVNELMGSDKDGYKIEKNERCCGESGTLAVTRPDVSTQVRFRKEEEIRKGAAKLRSIPVVAGDAPAPAPAMNGGADVKILTSCPSCLQGLSRYNEDANIEADYIVVEIARQVLGENWMVDYVARANNGGIERVLV from the coding sequence ATGAACGCACCACAAGTTTTCGATCCGCATGGCGCGGCTGCTGCCGTCGCCGCCGACCCCGCACCCCGCCTGCGCGAGATCCCGTACAACTACACCTCGTTCTCCGATCGCGAGATCGTGATTCGCCTGCTGGGCGAGGAAGCCTGGGCCGTGCTCGACGAGCTGCGTGCCGAGCGCCGCACCGGCCGCTCGGCCCGGATGCTGTACGAAGTGCTGGGCGACATCTGGGTCGTGCGCCGCAACCCGTACCTGCAGGACGACCTGCTCGACAACCCGAAGCGCCGCGCGCTGCTGATCGAGGCGCTGAATCACCGCCTGGGCGAGATCGAGAAGCGCCGCCATGCCGACCTTACCGCGCACCAGGACGACGCAGGCCGCGAGCGCGCGGTGCGCGTCGGGATGCTCGAGGCCGCCGCGCAGCGCGCGGTCGACGAGTTCGCGGACGAATTCGACAAGATGGCCGAGCTGCGCCGCCGCGCGACCAAGGCGCTCGGCCGCTGCACGCAGAAGGACAACATCCGCTTCGACGGGCTGTCGCGCGTGTCCCACGTGACCGACGCGACCGACTGGCGCGTCGAGTACCCGTTCGTCGTGCTGACCCCGGACACCGAAGCGGAAATCGCGGGCCTGATCAAGGCCTGCTTCGAACTCGGCCTGACGGTGATCCCGCGCGGCGGCGGCACCGGCTACACGGGCGGCGCGGTGCCGCTCACGCCGTTCTCGGCGGTGATCAACACCGAAAAACTGGAGCAGCTCGGCGCGGTCGAGCTGACCGAGCTGCCGGGCGTGGCGCACAAGGTGCCGACGATCTTCTCCGGCGCGGGCGTCGTCACGCGCCGCGTGACCGAGGCGGCCGAAGCGGCCGGCTACGTGTTCGCGGTCGATCCGACCTCGCTCGACGCGTCCTGCATCGGCGGCAACGTCGCGATGAACGCGGGCGGCAAGAAGGCCGTGCTGTGGGGCACCGCGCTCGACAACCTGGCCTGGTGGCGGATGGTCGACCCCGACGGCAACTGGCTCGAAGTCACGCGCCACGAGCACAACCAGGGCAAGATCCACGACATCCCGGTCGCGCGTTTCGAGCTGAAGTGGTTCGACGGCGCGTATGCGCCGGGCGAGAAGCTGCTGAAGAGCGAGATGCTCGAGATCGAGGGCCGCCGGTTTCGCAAGGAAGGCCTCGGCAAGGACGTCACCGACAAGTTCCTCGCCGGCCTGCCGGGCGTGCAGAAGGAAGGCTGCGACGGCCTGATCACGTCCGCGCGCTGGGTGCTGCACAAGATGCCCGCGCACACGCGCACCGTCTGCCTCGAATTCTTCGGCCAGGCGCGCGAGGCGATCCCGAGCATCGTCGAGATCAAGGACTACCTGTTCGAGACGTCGAAGCAGGGCGGCGCGATCCTCGCCGGCCTCGAGCACCTCGACGAGCGCTACCTGCGCGCGGTCGGCTATGCGACGAAGAGCAAGCGCAACGCGTTCCCGAAGATGGTGCTGATCGGCGACATCGTCGGCGACGACGCCGACGCGGTCGCGCACGCGACGTCCGAAGTCGTGCGGATGGCCAACGGCAAGAGCGGCGAAGGCTTCGTCGCGGTCAGCGCCGAGGCGCGCAAGCGCTTCTGGCTCGACCGCAGCCGCACGGCCGCGATCGCGAAGCACACCAACGCGTTCAAGATCAACGAGGACGTCGTCATCCCGCTGAACCGGATGGGCGAGTACACCGACGGCATCGAGCGGATCAACATCGAGCTGTCGCTGAAGAACAAGCTGCAGCTCGTCGACGCGCTGGAAGCGTTCTTCACGAACGGCAACCTGCCGCTCGGCAAGACCGACGACGCGAACGAGATCCCGAGCGCCGAGCTGCTGGAAGACCGCGTGCAGCAGGCGCTGGAACTGCTCAAGCGCGTGCGCGCACGCTGGGAATTCGTGCGCGACCGGCTCGACCAGCCGCTGCGCGAGGCGCAGCACTACCTCGTGCAGCTCGGCTACGAGGCGCTCACCGAGAAGTTCGCGGACCGCGTCGACGCGCAGCCGGGCGTGAACGTGTTCCACATCACGCAGGACCGCACGGTGCGGATCTCGTGGAAGCAGGAGATCCGCGCGGAACTGCGCGCGATCTTCAACGGCGGCGCGTTCAAGCCGATCCTCGACGAGGCGCAGGCGATCCACAAGCAGGTGCTGCGCGGCCGCGTGTTCGTCGCGCTGCACATGCACGCGGGCGACGGCAACGTCCACACGAACCTGCCGGTCAACTCCGACAACTACGAGATGCTGCAGGACGCCCACGCGGCGGTCGCGCGCATCATGACGCTCGCGCGTTCGCTCGACGGCGTGATCTCCGGCGAGCACGGGATCGGCATCACGAAGCTCGAGTTCCTGACCGACGACGAGATCGCCGAATTCCGCGCGTACAAGCAGCGCGTCGACCCGAACGGCCGCTTCAACAAGGGCAAGCTGCTCGACGGCGCGGACCTGCGCAACGCGTACACGCCGAGCTTCGGGCTGATGGGCTACGAGTCGCTGATCATGCAGCAGTCCGACATCGGCGCGATCGCCGATTCGGTGAAGGACTGCCTGCGCTGCGGCAAGTGCAAGCCGGTGTGCGCGACCCACGTGCCGCGCGCGAACCTGCTGTACAGCCCGCGCAACAAGATCCTCGCGACGTCGCTGCTGGTCGAGGCGTTCCTGTACGAGGAACAGACCCGCCGCGGCGTGTCGATCAAGCACTGGGACGAGTTCAACGACGTGGCCGACCACTGCACGGTCTGCCACAAGTGCGCGACGCCGTGCCCGGTGAAGATCGACTTCGGCGACGTGACGATGAACATGCGCAACCTGCTGCGCAAGATGGGCAAGAAGAAGTTCAACCCGGGCCAGGCCGCGGGCATGTTCTTCCTGAACGCGACCAATCCGCAGACGATCAACGCCGCGCGCGGCGTGATGATGGGCGTCGGCTACAAGGTGCAGCGCTTCGCGAACGACATGCTGAAGAAGGTCGTGACGAAGCAGACGCAGCATCCGCCCGCCACGACCGGCAAGCCGCCCGTCGTCGAGCAGGTGATCCACTTCGTCAACAAGAAGATGCCGGGCAACCTGCCGAAGAAGACGGCGCGCGCGCTGCTCGACATCGAGGACAACAAGATCGTGCCGATCATCCGCAACCCGAAGTCGACGACCGTCGATTCGGAAGCGGTGTTCTACTTCCCGGGCTGCGGCTCCGAGCGCCTGTTCTCGCAGGTCGGGCTGGCGACGCAGGCGATGCTGTGGGAAGCGGGCGTGCAGACCGTGCTGCCGCCGGGCTACCTGTGCTGCGGCTATCCGCAGCGCGGCGCGGGCCAGTACGACAAGGCCGAGAAGATCGTCACCGACAACCGCGTGCTGTTCCACCGGGTCGCGAACACGCTGAACTACCTCGACATCAAGACGGTGGTCGTGTCGTGCGGCACCTGCTACGACCAGCTCGCCGGCTATGAATTCGACAAGATCTTCCCGGGCTGCCGGATCATCGACATCCACGAGTTCCTGCTCGAGAAGGGGATGAAGCTCGACGGCGTGAAGGGCACGCGCTACATGTACCACGACCCGTGCCACACGCCGATCAAGACGATGGACCCGGTCAAGCTCGTCAACGAGCTGATGGGCTCGGACAAGGACGGCTACAAGATCGAGAAGAACGAGCGCTGCTGCGGCGAGTCGGGCACGCTCGCGGTCACGCGGCCGGACGTGTCGACGCAGGTCCGCTTCCGCAAGGAAGAGGAGATCCGCAAGGGCGCGGCGAAACTGCGCAGCATCCCGGTCGTGGCCGGCGACGCGCCGGCGCCGGCCCCTGCCATGAATGGCGGCGCGGACGTGAAGATCCTGACGAGCTGCCCGTCGTGCCTGCAGGGCTTGTCGCGCTACAACGAGGACGCGAACATCGAAGCCGACTACATCGTCGTCGAGATCGCGCGCCAGGTGCTCGGCGAGAACTGGATGGTCGACTACGTCGCACGCGCAAACAATGGCGGGATCGAGCGCGTGCTGGTCTAA